From Leifsonia sp. fls2-241-R2A-40a, one genomic window encodes:
- a CDS encoding ROK family transcriptional regulator: MTATPGLIPRGARNPGSQGALRHLNQERLVEFLLANGPSTQAELARGTGLSTATVSNIVRDMATKGVVATSPVTSSGRRALLVQLTDTGDIAVGVDFGRRHVRIVLSTLGYHVIAEEQVALEPGYDVLGAVGEAAALLDRMLAQGGHDRESVLAVGVGIPGPIDRRTGTVLQGAILPEWVGITRRELEDVFGFPVVVDNDANLGALAEVTWGENRGERNLIFVKIGTGIGAGLILNGLPYYGFLGITGELGHTPVAEHGVICRCGNRGCLETVASTSVMLESLGRGSGTRTAGDILRRGLEKDPAVLRVVSDAGTAVGQAIGNIANVINPELVLIGGPLVGLGDALLDPIRHGIQHNAIPIIADTTTVRVSSLGDRAESLGAAAIVIQGALAGNE, encoded by the coding sequence ATGACCGCCACTCCGGGGCTGATTCCTCGTGGCGCACGCAATCCGGGGTCGCAGGGCGCACTGAGGCACTTGAACCAGGAGCGACTCGTCGAGTTCCTCCTGGCCAATGGACCGTCCACCCAGGCTGAGCTGGCGCGCGGGACCGGCCTGTCCACCGCCACCGTGTCCAACATCGTCCGTGACATGGCGACGAAGGGTGTCGTCGCGACGTCTCCCGTCACCTCGAGCGGCCGGCGCGCCCTCCTCGTGCAGCTCACCGACACTGGGGACATCGCGGTCGGCGTCGACTTCGGTCGCCGCCACGTGCGGATCGTGCTGTCGACCCTCGGCTACCACGTCATCGCCGAGGAGCAGGTCGCACTGGAGCCCGGCTACGACGTGCTCGGCGCGGTGGGGGAGGCCGCGGCGCTGCTGGACAGGATGCTGGCGCAGGGCGGCCACGACCGGGAGTCGGTGCTCGCCGTCGGCGTCGGCATCCCCGGTCCGATCGACCGTCGCACGGGCACGGTGCTGCAGGGCGCGATCCTTCCCGAATGGGTCGGGATCACGCGGCGCGAACTGGAGGACGTGTTCGGCTTCCCCGTCGTCGTCGACAACGATGCGAACCTCGGGGCGCTCGCCGAGGTGACCTGGGGCGAGAACCGCGGCGAGCGGAACCTCATCTTCGTCAAGATCGGCACCGGGATCGGCGCGGGCCTCATCCTGAACGGCCTGCCGTACTACGGGTTCCTCGGGATCACCGGCGAGCTGGGGCACACACCGGTCGCCGAGCACGGCGTCATCTGCCGCTGCGGAAACCGCGGATGCCTCGAGACTGTCGCCTCGACCAGCGTGATGCTGGAGTCGCTCGGGAGGGGGAGCGGGACGCGTACCGCGGGCGACATCCTGCGCCGTGGGCTGGAGAAGGATCCCGCCGTGCTGCGCGTGGTGAGCGACGCCGGAACGGCCGTCGGGCAGGCGATCGGCAACATCGCCAACGTCATCAACCCGGAGCTCGTACTGATCGGAGGCCCGCTGGTCGGCCTCGGCGACGCGCTGCTCGACCCGATCCGGCACGGGATCCAGCACAACGCCATCCCGATCATCGCCGACACCACGACGGTACGGGTGTCGTCTCTGGGCGACAGGGCCGAGTCGCTGGGCGCTGCGGCGATCGTCATCCAAGGCGCACTCGCCGGGAACGAGTGA